TGCCGATGTCGAGCACCAGCAGCGCGACCATGCGGCTGTCGCCCGAACGCAGTTGGCGAGCCGACTCGCTGCGCACGTAACCGAGTTCGTCGATGACCGCACGGACCCGTGACCGGGTGTCCGCCGATACCCGGTCAGGACGGTTGAGTGCGTTGGAGACGGTCCCGATGGAGACGCCCGCCCGGTGGGCGACGTCCTTGATGCTGACCTCTCCGGTGGTTTTGCGGTTGCTCCCGCCGGTCGACACCACACCTCCCTTGACTCGGATGTCCCCCCATCTTATCCTTCGCCTGAGTGAAACGTTTCACGGCTGTCGCCCACGAACTCGACACTGGCGGAACGGCCCCCCTCCTCCCCACCGCTCAACCATCGGAGCAACCAGCGATGCCGGACGAGAACGCCGTCAAGGCGGCCTTGAAGCACCAGCGAATCGAGGCCCCTTCCCGGGTCCACGGGCACCAGGAGAAACCGGCAGTCGAACGACGGAGTAAGCGACAAGCGGGTTGGGGCGCGTGATCGGAGTCTTCCGCTCGCCCCCGGCGAGATGCCCTGTCGGCGGGGACTCCCACCACCTCCCGCAGCGGGCTCCCGACACCGAGCAAGCACACCAGTTGAGTCACTCACCAAGCACGAAAGGGCCGATTCGTTGAACGAGCAGCCATCCGAGAACGTGACCGACGAACTGCTGAACCGGTCCCACCGGCTCGGTGCGGATCCGCGCAACACCAACTACGCGGGCGGCAACACCTCGGCCAAGGGCACCGGTCGGGACCCGGTCACCGCCGCACCGGAACGGTTGATGTGGGTCAAGGGGTCCGGCGGTGACCTGGGCACGCTGTCCGGGGCCGGTCTGGCCGTGTTGCGGCTGGAACGGATGCGCGCGCTGACCGAGGTGTATCCGGGTGTGGAGCGCGAGGACGAGATGGTCGCGGCCCTGGACCACTGCCTGTACGGCAAGGGCGGCGCGGCGCCCTCGATCGACACCGCCATGCACGGGCTCGTCGAGGCCGAACACGTCGACCACCTGCACCCCGACGCGGGGATCGCACTCGCCACGGCGGCCGACGGTCCGAAACTGACCGAGGAGTGCTTCGGCGACAAGGTCGTGTGGGTTCCCTGGCGACGCCCGGGATTCCAACTCGGACTGGACATCGCCGAGGTCCGGAACCGGCACCCGCGGGCGGTCGGAGTGATCCTCGGTGGACACGGCATCACCGCCTGGGGCGAGACGAGTGAGGAGTGCGAACGGAACTCGCTGTGGCTCATCCGCACCGCGGAGGAGTTCCTCGCCGAGCGGGGAGATCCCGAACCGTTCGGACCCCCGGTCCCGGCCAACGAGGCACTGCCCGAGACCGAGCGGCACGCACGGGCCGCCGCACTCGCACCGGTGATCCGGGGACTGGTCTCCACCGACAACACGCAGGTCGGCCACTACGACGACCGACGGGAAGTACTGGACTTCCTGGCACGGGAGAAACACCCCCAGCTGGCCGACCTCGGCACCTCGTGCCCCGACCACTTCCTGCGCACCAAGGTGCGCCCGCTGGTGCTGGACCTGCCACCCACCGCACCGCTGGAGGACGTGGTCGAACGGCTGCGGCAGCTGCATACCTCCTACCGGCAGCGCTACAGCGAGTACTACCACCGCCACGCCGACACCGACTCGCCGGCCATGCGGGGAGCCGATCCGGCGATCGTGCTGGTGCCGGGCGTGGGCATGTTCTCCTTCGGCAAGGACAAGCAGACCGCCCGGGTCGCCGGTGAGTTCTACGTCAACGCGATCAACGTGATGCGCGGCGCGGAGGCGGTGTCGCGGTACCAGCCGATCGAGGAATCCGAGAAGTTCCGCATCGAGTACTGGGCGCTGGAGGAGGCCAAGCTCGCCCGCATGCCCGCCCCGAAACCGCTGGCGGGTCGCGTCGCGCTGGTCACCGGCGGTGGCTCGGGCATCGGCAGGGCAACCGCTCGCCGACTCAACGCCGAGGGTGCCTGCGTGGTGTTGGCCGACCGGGACACCGAATCGGCCGAGGAACTGGCCACCGAACTCGGCGGCCCGGACAAGGCCGTGGCGGTCGGCGTCGATGTCACCGACGAGTCCGAGGTCGGCGAGCTGTTCGCGGTGGCGGCCCGATCCTTCGGCGGGGTGGATCTGGTGGTCAACAACGCCGGGATGTCCATCTCCAAACCGCTGCTGGAAACCACCGTGGCGGACTGGGACCTCCAGCACGACGTGATGGCGCGGGGCTCGTTCCTGGTGTCCCGGGAAGCCGCACGCGGCATGACGGCGGCGGGGCAGGGCGGTGACATCGTCTACATCGCCAGCAAGAACTCCGTGTTCGCCGGGCAGAACAACGTGGCCTACGGAGCCACCAAGGCCGACCAGGCGCACCAGGTGCGACTGCTGGCCGCCGAGCTGGGTGAACACGGGATCCGGGTCAACGGCGTGAACCCGGACGGCGTGGTGCGTGGTTCGGGAATCTTCGCCGGTGGCTGGGGCGCGCAGCGAGCGGCCCACTACGGGGTGAAGGAAACCGAGCTCGGCGAGTTCTACGCCCAGCGCACGCTGCTCAAGCGGGAGGTACTGCCCGAGCACGTGGCCGCGGCGGTGTTCGCGCTCGTCGGCGGCGACCTGAACAACACGACGGGAATGCACGTTCCGGTCGACAGTGGAGTGCCCGCCGCTTTCCTGCGGTGACGGCGCTCCTTCCGGTGCGAGCACCGTGTCACGCACCCCCGCTCTGCCCGACCACCCGGACCGTCCCGTCGGTCACCCGTCGACACCTTTGGGAACGAGATCGCGATGACGAGCAACGAGTTCAACTGCGCCGCTGTCGACCTGGGAGCCTCCAGCGGCCGTGTGGTGCTGGGCAGGGTGGGCAGCGACCTGCTGGAACTGACCGAACTGCACCGGTTCGGGAACAGTCCCTCCCGGGACGACTCCGGCTGGCGCTGGGACATCGGCACGATCCACCGCGAGGTGCTGGCGGGGCTGCGCCGCGCCGCCGAGCACTCCCCCAGTTCGATCGGCATCGACAGCTGGGCAGTGGACTACGGGCTGTTGGACCGGAACGGCACCCTGCTGGCCGATCCACGGCACCATCGCGATCCCCGCAACTCGGGAATGATCGAACGGGTCCGGGAACGGGTCGACGACGCCGAGCTCTACGGCATCACGGGGCTGCAGCAGCTTCCCATCAACACGCTGTACCAACTCGTCGCCTCCCTGGAGGACGACGAGCTGGATTCGGCGGAAACCCTGCTGCTCATCCCCGATCTGCTGACCTACTGGCTCACCGGTGAGATCGGTGCGGAGATCACCAACGCCTCCACCACCCAGCTGTTCGACGTCCGCGGCGAGGACTGGGCGTACGAGCTCGCACGGCGGCTGGGGATTCCGAGTCACGTGCTCCCGCCGCTGCGCTCTCCGGGGGAGTTCGCCGGAACGCCGCGGGCCGCGGCCAGCGCTCACACCGGGCTCTCCCCGTCGGTACGGGTGACATCCGTCGCCTCGCACGACACGGCCTCGGCGGTGGTGGCCGTGCCGGCGACCGATCGGCGATTCGCCTACATCTCGTGCGGCACGTGGTCCCTGGTGGGGCTGGAGCTGGACTCACCCGTGCTGACCGAACGCTCCCGCGCGGCGAACGTGACCAACGAACGCGGCGTCGACGGCACCACTCGCTACCTGCGCAACACGATGGGACTGTGGCTGTTGCAGGAGTGCCTGCGCTGCTGGCGGGAACGCGGACTGCGCGCGGATCTCGACGAACTGCTCGAGGGCGCTGCCCGCCAACCGGCGTTCCGCAGCGTGCTCGACACCGACGATCCGGCGTTCATCGCGCCGCAGGACATGCCCACCACCATCGGCGCGGCCTGCGCCGCGGCCGGTGAGCCGGTCCCGGAAAGCCCCGAGGCCACGGTTCGGTGTGTGCTGGAAAGCCTCGCGCTGGCCCACCGCCGGACGGTGCGCGGCGTCGCGGAACTGGCCGACCGGGAGGTCGAGGTCGTCCACCTGGTAGGCGGCGGCAGCCGCAACGAGCTGCTGTGCTCGCTGACGGCCGACGCCTGCGGGCTTCCGGTTGTCGCCGGCCCCACCGAGGCGACCGCGTTGGGCAACGTGCTGATCCAGGCACGCGCGCACGGCATGGCCGGTGACCTGTCCGAACTGCGCGCGCTCGTGGCGGCCACACAACCGCTGCGGCGTTTCGAACCCGGCGACTCGGCCGACGCGTGGGATACTGTGGACCGCCGTGTCCGTGATCGCACGGGCACCAGCACACGTGCGACAGTCGAATGAGGACAGCTCTCCGACGGCGTCTTTCGGATGCCCGCACTGTCGCCGAATCTCCGGAACCGGCGACGGCCCCCTCGTCCGGTTCGGGTGCGCGATCGGGACCCGAGCACGGGAACCGGGGCCGTCGCGGGAGCTTACCAGGAAGGAAACCGCTGTTATGCGAGTAGCGCTGTTCGCGACCTGTCTCGGGGACACGCTCTTTCCGGGGGCGGTGCGCGCCACGCTACGGGTGCTCGAACGACTGGGGTGCACGGTGGACTTCCCGCCGGGACAGACCTGCTGCGGCCAGATGCACACCAACACGGGGTATCACGAGCAGGCCGTCCCGGCGGTGCGGAGCTTCGTCACCGCCTTCGAGGGCTACGATCACGTGGTGGCCCCCTCCGGCTCCTGCGTGGGCTCGATTCGGCACCAGCACGACATCGTGGCCGAGCGCAGCGGGGACCGGAAGCTGTCCGAGGCGGTCGACCGGGTCTCGCCCCACGTCTACGAGCTCTCCGAGTTCCTGGTGGACGTGCTCGGAGTGACCGACGTCGGCTCCTACTTCCCGCACCGGGTGACCTACCACCCGACCTGCCACTCGCTGCGGATGCTGCGGGTGGGTGACAAACCGCGGCGGTTGCTGAGCGAGGTCCGCGGTATCCGGTTGCTCGAGCTTCCCGAGGCCGAGCAGTGCTGCGGCTTCGGCGGCACCTTCGCGTTGAAGAACCCGGACGTTTCCGTGGCGATGGGGGCCGACAAGACAAGGCACGTGCGTGAGACGGGCGCCGAGGTCCTGTGCGCGAGCGACAGTTCCTGTCTGATGCACCTGGGTGGGCTGCTCGACAGGCAACGCGAGGGAATTCGCACGATGCACCTGGCCGAGATCCTGGCGGGAACCGAGGAGGACCGATGAGCGGAGTCGATCTGGGGATGCCCACCTTTCCGGACGCGGCGCACCGGGCGGTGCGCGACGCCCAGCTGCGCCACAACCTCGGCAGGGCGACCAGCACGATCCGGAACAAGCGCGCCGCGGTGGTCGACGAACTCGACGACTGGGAACAGCTGCGCGCCTCGGGCGCGGCGATCAAGGCACACACCCTGAGCCGGCTGGACACCTACCTCGAGCGATTCGAGTCCGCCGTCACGGCTGCCGGTGGAACGGTGCACTGGGCGCGCGACGCGGCCGAGGCGAACCGCATCGTCACCGAGCTCGTCCGCGAGACCGGCGAGACCGAAGCGGTCAAGGTGAAGTCGATGGCCACCCAGGAGATCGGGCTCAACGAGGCGCTGGCCTCGGCCGGGATCTCGGCGTGGGAGACGGATCTGGCCGAGCTGATCGTCCAGCTGGACGAGGACCGTCCCAGCCACATCCTGGTTCCGGCCATCCACCGCAACCGCTCCGAGATACGCGAGATCTTCCGGCGTGAGATGTCGGGGAGCGGCGCCCCCGCACCGGCGGACCTCACCGACGACCCGGTGCAGCTGGCGGAGGCCGCCCGCCACCACTTGCGGGAGAAGTTCCTGCGGGCCAACGTGGCCATCTCCGGGGCGAACTTCGCGGTGGCCGAGACCGGCAGTCTCGTGGTGGTCGAGTCGGAGGGCAACGGGCGGATGTGCCTGACCATGCCGGACAATCTGATCAGCGTGGTCGGCATCGAGAAGCTCGTGCCGAGTTGGCGGGATCTCGAGGTGTTCCTGCAGCTGCTTCCCCGATCGAGCACCGGCGAACGGATGAACCCCTATACCTCCGTGCTCAGCGGCGTGACCGAGGAGGACGGGCCGAGCAACTTCCACGTGGTGCTGCTGGACAACGGGCGAAGCGAGGCGCTGGCCGACGAGGTCGGCAGTCAGGCGCTGCGGTGTATCCGCTGTTCGGCCTGTCTCAACGTCTGCCCGGTCTACGAACGCGCCGGGGGCCACGCCTACGGCTCGGTGTATCCGGGACCGATCGGAGCGGTGCTGACGCCACAGCTGTACGGCGTGGAGTCCGAGGACACCGCCTCGTTGCCTTACGCGTCCACGCTGTGCGGAGCCTGCTACGACGTCTGCCCGGTGGCCATCGAGATCCCAGAACTGTTGGTGCACCTGCGCCACAGGACGACACGGGAGCGGAAGGGCTGGTTCGATCGGCTGACCGGCACGGCGATGCGGGGCCTGGGGTGGGTCTTCGGCGACAGCAAACGGCTGGGTCGGGCGCAACGGATCGCCTCGCTGGGCGGAAGGTTGTTCGGCAGACGTGGGATCGGCAGGCTGCCGTGGCCGATGTCGCGCTGGACCGACGCACGAGACGCTCCCGCACCCGCCTCGGAGTCCTTCCGCCAGTGGTGGGAACGAAACCGGACAGGAAGCGGTGACGAGCGTTGAAACGATCCTCTGACGCACGCGAGGCGGTACTCGGGTCCGTGCGTTCCGCGCTCGCCGGTGGTCAACGTGGCTCGGCCGATTCGATACCCCGTGAGTACCGCGGACAGCGCCACGTCGAAGCCCTGCCGGAGCTGTTCCGGGAACGGGTTGCCGAATACCGTGCCGCGGTGCACACCACCGATTCGACGGAGGCACCGGAAACGGTGCTGGGCGTCCTGGAACGGGCCGATGCGCGGCGAGTGGTCGTACCTGAGGGTCTGCCCGCACAGTGGTCGGATCCGGTGGCGGAACACCACGACACGCTCGGGGACCGTCCTCGATTGTCGACGACGACGCTGGAGAACGCGGACGCGGTACTGACCACCTGCACGGTCGGCATCGCCACCACGGGCACGATCGTGCTGGATCACGGCCCCGGCCAGGGGCGAAGGGCACTGACCCTGCTTCCCGACACCCACGTGTGCCTCGTCGCCGCCTCCCGCATCGTCGACGACGTTCCCGCCGCGCTGGCGGAGCTGGATCCGGCCGGACCGATGACCTTCATCAGCGGGCCGTCCGCCACCAGCGACATCGAGCTGGAAAGGGTGGAGGGAGTGCACGGCCCCCGGGACCTTCACGTCGTCATCGTAGGCGACGTGTGAACCTTTCCCGCCGAAACCGGCACGGTGTCGCTCCGACGATGCCGTGCCGGTTTCCTGCGTCACCTCCCCGGCGCGAACCGAGGATCCCACTACGCTTTTCGGATTCGTACCGATGGGAAAAACAGTTCACAGAACGCTAATCGTGTTATTCGGGGTTTCATCGAAGCTCTCTTGACATTGTTACCCGTGCTACCTATACACTCGTCGTCTACTTGGTAAGCGCTTACCAAAAGTGGGAAAATCCGATTTCCCTTCCGCGGAAACCGCAAGAAGCCACTCAACGACGAACCCGACTGGAAGATCCGGGCGATTGCTGCCCCGACACAGTGCAGTGAAACTTCCGACAACCACGGGAACGAACAATGAGAATCGGCACCTCACAGGCCGGTGAACGCGGCCGAACCCCGAAGATCCTGGGAATGGCCCTGCTGGCGACACTGACCTTCGCGGCACCGGCATACGCCGACGGCGGCCCGAGCACGGCGAGCGAAACCACCGGCGACGTGTCCACCTCGGCCGCGGCGACCGGCACCGCCTCGGTCCAGGCGACCTGCGGCAGCGGGTCCTACGACGCCGAGGTGTACACGAACGACGGCAGCTGGGTCGCCCGCAACGGCTCCACGAGGGTCTACAGCGGCGGCGACATGCGCGCGGCGACCCAGGCGGCCGTGAACAGCCTGACCGCGGGCAGGCAGAGCAAGGAACGAGTGGTGCTGTGGAACTCGGGCACCATGAGCGCGAGCAGCTCCATCGACCTGCCCAGCTACACCGTGCTGGACTCCTGCGGCACGATCGACGTGACGGGCGGTGTCTCCGCCAACAACGCCGTGGTCCGGGGTCGCGACGCCGACCACGTCGAGGTGCAGCACCTCAGCGTCACCGGGGCGCCCTACTTCGGGGTCTTCTTCCGCAACGGCAACGACATCCACCTCGGCCAGATCGACCTGCGACTGTCCGGCGGACTCGGCATCCGCATCGACAACCACGGTGACCGCGGCGAACTCACCACCAACGTGCGGATCGACGACGTCTACGTCTCCGGCACCGACAACCACGGCGTGGAGACCTACGGTGTGGACGGACTGACGGTGGGCACCGTGGTGGCTCGCGACGTCGCCTATTCGGGGCTGCTGCTCAACGACACCACCAACGCCACCGTTGGAACGGTCGATGCCCAGAACGCGGGCACCGGCACCGGATACGCCGCTTTCCGGATGGCCAACCGGAACGGACGCGTCAACGGCAGCTATCCGACCAACATCCACGTCGGCGAAGTGATCGCCCGTGGCGGCGGTCGGGGCGTGTTCTGCGTTTCCGAGAGCGGCGGAGCCGTGATCGACAACATCGACATCGCCAACACCGGGAACAACGCGATCCTCGTCGAGAACTGCTACAACGTCGAAATCGCCGCGGAAAGCGGCCAGGTCACCGGGCCGGGAACGATCCGGCTGGCCGCGCGATCGGAATTCCCGGTGACCAGAAACGTGACCCTGCACAATCTCACCGTCACCGATTCGGCCATTGTCGAGAACCCGTGCGGTGACAACATAACCATCACCAACAACACGCTGGACAACTCCTACCGCGACGTGTGCTGATCCACGCCGGACACGGCGATGTCCGGTCGAGGCCGATCACTCGTGGGGCTGCCGAGCGGCAGTCCCACGAGTTCGATTCCCGCGCCTCGACGCTGCCACCCGCGACAAACCCGCGGTATCCCGGATCAGTCGGTGAACCCGTCGAGCTCCTTCGCGATCTCCTCCATGGCCACCAGGTTGCGCGCCGCCCGCAGCATCAGATCCTCGGCGGTGTTCTCGTCCAGTTCAGCGTGCAGGGGAGAGGCCCGTCGATTACACCCCTTTCACATAGCAACTCGATGCAGACCGCATCCCTCCCGAACAACCACGACAAGGCTCACCATGGCAGCTCCGGACACGCGCGGAGCCCGATTCGGTACACGCCGCGGATTGCTGAATGGCACTGTGCCCCGGTGGGCATATCCTGGACACGATCGATGAATGCAACGCTGGCCGCTCTGTACCTCGGCGACGGGGCGCGGCTGCCCCGACCGTGAGGTTCTCCGGCCGAGCAAGCAACTGGGGAGACGATGACTAGGCCGATCTCGACCAGGCACGCGTTGCGTGACCTCGCTGGGGCCGCGGTTTTCGTGGGCTGTGTGGCGGTCGTGGCCGTGGTGGGGACACTGGCAGCGGGGTCGGCCGGGCAGGAGTACGCGGCGCTGCGCGCACCGACCTGGGCACCGCCGTCCTGGTTGTTCGGACCCGTCTGGACCGTCCTGTACGCGATGATCACCCTGTCCGGCTGGCTCGTGTGGCGTCGCTCCGGTTCGGTGCGCATGGCACGTATCCCGCTCGGGGTCTATGCGCTACAACTCCTGCTGAATCTGTCCTGGACCCCGTTGTTCTTCGGAGCGGGGCTCTACGGCACGGCATTCGCCGCCATCATCCTGCTGCTGGTCAGCATCGTGATCACGATCGTGCTGTTCGCCCGCATTCATGTACCGGCTGCGATGCTGCTCCTCCCCTACGCGGGCTGGACGTTGTTCGCCACCGCGTTGAACGGATCAATATGGCTGCTCAACACGTGAAACGTCCGGTTTCCCCACTCCGGCACGGCGGTTGCCGATCCGCTGGGTTCGACCCCCTGGGACCTGACCGTCGCGTCCCGTCTCGGCCAACAGTAGTGTCCGGCTCGTTGCGGTTCGGGAGTACGAGCACGACGCCGCGCGTCGTCCGTACGGTAACGAGGTAGCGGTCACCACAATTCTCGCGGCGCCCTCGGCGGGGGTGAGGTTGTGGCTCGACAGCGGGTTGTTCGACAGCGGAAGGGAATCGGCCGGGGTGGGTTTGACCATCGAGAGTCGGGCGTCGGAGTCGCCGTGGATCGAGCGAGTGTGGCGCAGCCGTAGTTCTACTGCGGTCTCGAGGATGATGTCGGTCGCGACCTCGCGAGCGGAGCTGGTGATTTGGCAGCAGCGCGGCCAGGTGAACGTGGCTGTTCGTGGGCCCGAACCGAAAGCGAGCCGAGCCCCGGTTCCCGTGGATACGACATTCTTCGGAATTGTTTTCGCGCTCGGCACGTCGATGCCGCATCTTCCGACCAGCAGGCTGGTCGACAGCTCGGTGGAGATTCCCGACGCGACGAGTGCTTCGTTCTGGCTCAAGGGCGGGTGGTGGTCGCTTCCCACCTACGACAATGCCGAGGCGTTCGTGGAGCGGCTGGTAAGCCAGGATGTGCTGGGCGCTGATCCGCTCGTGACGGATGTGCTTGCCGGGGCCTCGCCGAAGGTGTCCGAGCGCACCCTCCAGCGGCGCTTCGTGGCTGCGACCGGGCTGACCCGTGGCGACGTTCGGCAGATCGATCGTGCCCGGCAGGCTGCGGTACTGCTCCAGGAGGGCGGGTCGGCTCACGACGTGATCGATCGGCTCGGATATTTCGATCAACCGCACTTGGCACGTTCGTTGAAGCGATATGTCGGGCGGAGCGCGACGCGGTTGCGTCCCTCGGCGGAACCGGACGAGCCGCTGTCGCTGCTGTACAAGACGGAAACGTTGGCAAGCGCATAGCCTCTCGACCGCAACATGTGACTCAGGAACGAGGAATCGGAGAAGAGAGTATGCGCCAGATTGTTTCGAGTCTGTTCATCTCGCTCGACGGCGTCGTCGAATCGCCGGACCAATGGCAGCACGACTTCGACGAGGAGATGGGCGCGTCGCTGGCCACCACTCTGGAGACCACTGACACGGTGCTGCTGGGGAGGGTGACCTGGACCGAGTGGGCCGGGTACTGGCCGTCCTACGACGAGGGGGACGAGGACTCCGAGTTCGCCCGGTGGATCAACGGTTCGCCCAAGTACGTCGCTTCAACCACTTTGGACAGCGTCGCGGAGTGGCCGAACAGTTTCCTGCTCGAAGCCGATCTGGCGAGCGCCGTCAAGGAACTCAAAGCCGCTCCCGGGAAGGGGATCACCGTGGCGGGCAGCCCCGGTCTTGTCGTGTCCCTGTTGGATCGGGGTCTGCTCGACGAGCTGCAGCTGCTGATTCATCCGGTGATCGCCGGTGGCGGCCGCAGGAAGTTGTTCGCCGACAACAGTCCGTTGCAGAATCTCGAGCTGGTGGATTCCAGTTCGACCAGCAGCGGCACGATCATCGCCACCTATCGACCGAAGTGATGAGCACCAGAACGATCACCGTCGTATCGATTCCGCCGGTCGTAGCGGCAGTGGCATGGATCCCAGCAGCACGCTGCGGCGGATGCGCTTTCTCGCCTGGCGGGGCAGCCGTATTCGAACCTCGTCAGAACGAACCGGTGCGCACGCCCCCGGCGCGTTCGTAACTCGTGACGAGGACACCGTTGCTCGTCGGCGAGGACTTGGCCAGCCGCAGTCCGGTCGGGACCGTCCCGTGTGCGAACAGTCGTTTCCCGCTGCCGAGCAGCAGCGGGAAAGTCATCAACCGCAGCTCGTCGACCAGGTCGTGTTCCAACAACGTCTGGACGAGTCCGTGACTGCCGTGCACCTGCAGCTCACCCCCGTCCCGGTGTTTCAGCTCCTCGACGGCGCCCACGACATCGGATCCCAGCAGGGACGCCCCCTCCCAGTCGACCCGCCGCAGCGTCCGCGAGGCGACGTGCTTGGGACATGTGTTCAGTGCCCGGGCGACGGTGTCTCCCTCGTCGCGCACGTAGGGCCAGTAGGCGGCGAAGATCTCGTAGGTCCCGCGTCCGAGCAGGAAGTCCTCGGCCCCGGCGAACCACTCGTCGATCCACCTGCCCAGATCGTCGTCGAAGTAGGGGACGACCCACCCACCGTGCTCGAAGCTCCCCTCCCGGTCCTCTTCGGGACCACCGGGTGCCTGCATCACACCGTCGAGACTCACGAATGTGGTTACCACCAGTTCACGCATGAGCAGTCCTGGCTCTCGGGATCGGGGAACCAACCGGGCCGGCCGCGACGTGGCCCGGTTCGGTCGATGATTTTCCCTGGACACCCCGATTCTGCCTCCCACCGGCGTTTCCTCGCACACCGAGGAGGTCGCGACGTCATCCGATCGGGAGCCGTTGGCGGAAGCGGGCTCGCGTGCTGTCGCGAACCTCCTCCTCGGTGACGCCGGGAG
This portion of the Actinopolyspora lacussalsi genome encodes:
- a CDS encoding hypothetical protein (product_source=Hypo-rule applied), whose protein sequence is MPDENAVKAALKHQRIEAPSRVHGHQEKPAVERRSKRQAGWGA
- a CDS encoding rhamnulose-1-phosphate aldolase/alcohol dehydrogenase (product_source=TIGR02632; cath_funfam=3.40.50.720; cog=COG1028,COG3347; pfam=PF00596,PF13561; smart=SM01007; superfamily=51735,53639; tigrfam=TIGR02632); this encodes MNEQPSENVTDELLNRSHRLGADPRNTNYAGGNTSAKGTGRDPVTAAPERLMWVKGSGGDLGTLSGAGLAVLRLERMRALTEVYPGVEREDEMVAALDHCLYGKGGAAPSIDTAMHGLVEAEHVDHLHPDAGIALATAADGPKLTEECFGDKVVWVPWRRPGFQLGLDIAEVRNRHPRAVGVILGGHGITAWGETSEECERNSLWLIRTAEEFLAERGDPEPFGPPVPANEALPETERHARAAALAPVIRGLVSTDNTQVGHYDDRREVLDFLAREKHPQLADLGTSCPDHFLRTKVRPLVLDLPPTAPLEDVVERLRQLHTSYRQRYSEYYHRHADTDSPAMRGADPAIVLVPGVGMFSFGKDKQTARVAGEFYVNAINVMRGAEAVSRYQPIEESEKFRIEYWALEEAKLARMPAPKPLAGRVALVTGGGSGIGRATARRLNAEGACVVLADRDTESAEELATELGGPDKAVAVGVDVTDESEVGELFAVAARSFGGVDLVVNNAGMSISKPLLETTVADWDLQHDVMARGSFLVSREAARGMTAAGQGGDIVYIASKNSVFAGQNNVAYGATKADQAHQVRLLAAELGEHGIRVNGVNPDGVVRGSGIFAGGWGAQRAAHYGVKETELGEFYAQRTLLKREVLPEHVAAAVFALVGGDLNNTTGMHVPVDSGVPAAFLR
- a CDS encoding rhamnulokinase (product_source=KO:K00848; cath_funfam=3.30.420.40; cog=COG1070; ko=KO:K00848; pfam=PF00370,PF02782; smart=SM00895; superfamily=53067), producing the protein MTSNEFNCAAVDLGASSGRVVLGRVGSDLLELTELHRFGNSPSRDDSGWRWDIGTIHREVLAGLRRAAEHSPSSIGIDSWAVDYGLLDRNGTLLADPRHHRDPRNSGMIERVRERVDDAELYGITGLQQLPINTLYQLVASLEDDELDSAETLLLIPDLLTYWLTGEIGAEITNASTTQLFDVRGEDWAYELARRLGIPSHVLPPLRSPGEFAGTPRAAASAHTGLSPSVRVTSVASHDTASAVVAVPATDRRFAYISCGTWSLVGLELDSPVLTERSRAANVTNERGVDGTTRYLRNTMGLWLLQECLRCWRERGLRADLDELLEGAARQPAFRSVLDTDDPAFIAPQDMPTTIGAACAAAGEPVPESPEATVRCVLESLALAHRRTVRGVAELADREVEVVHLVGGGSRNELLCSLTADACGLPVVAGPTEATALGNVLIQARAHGMAGDLSELRALVAATQPLRRFEPGDSADAWDTVDRRVRDRTGTSTRATVE
- a CDS encoding L-lactate dehydrogenase complex protein LldE (product_source=KO:K18928; cog=COG0247; ko=KO:K18928; pfam=PF02754), whose amino-acid sequence is MRVALFATCLGDTLFPGAVRATLRVLERLGCTVDFPPGQTCCGQMHTNTGYHEQAVPAVRSFVTAFEGYDHVVAPSGSCVGSIRHQHDIVAERSGDRKLSEAVDRVSPHVYELSEFLVDVLGVTDVGSYFPHRVTYHPTCHSLRMLRVGDKPRRLLSEVRGIRLLELPEAEQCCGFGGTFALKNPDVSVAMGADKTRHVRETGAEVLCASDSSCLMHLGGLLDRQREGIRTMHLAEILAGTEEDR
- a CDS encoding L-lactate dehydrogenase complex protein LldF (product_source=KO:K18929; cath_funfam=1.10.1060.10,3.40.50.10420; cog=COG1139; ko=KO:K18929; pfam=PF02589,PF11870,PF13183; superfamily=100950,54862; tigrfam=TIGR00273); the encoded protein is MSGVDLGMPTFPDAAHRAVRDAQLRHNLGRATSTIRNKRAAVVDELDDWEQLRASGAAIKAHTLSRLDTYLERFESAVTAAGGTVHWARDAAEANRIVTELVRETGETEAVKVKSMATQEIGLNEALASAGISAWETDLAELIVQLDEDRPSHILVPAIHRNRSEIREIFRREMSGSGAPAPADLTDDPVQLAEAARHHLREKFLRANVAISGANFAVAETGSLVVVESEGNGRMCLTMPDNLISVVGIEKLVPSWRDLEVFLQLLPRSSTGERMNPYTSVLSGVTEEDGPSNFHVVLLDNGRSEALADEVGSQALRCIRCSACLNVCPVYERAGGHAYGSVYPGPIGAVLTPQLYGVESEDTASLPYASTLCGACYDVCPVAIEIPELLVHLRHRTTRERKGWFDRLTGTAMRGLGWVFGDSKRLGRAQRIASLGGRLFGRRGIGRLPWPMSRWTDARDAPAPASESFRQWWERNRTGSGDER
- a CDS encoding L-lactate dehydrogenase complex protein LldG (product_source=KO:K00782; cog=COG1556; ko=KO:K00782; pfam=PF02589; superfamily=100950); this encodes MKRSSDAREAVLGSVRSALAGGQRGSADSIPREYRGQRHVEALPELFRERVAEYRAAVHTTDSTEAPETVLGVLERADARRVVVPEGLPAQWSDPVAEHHDTLGDRPRLSTTTLENADAVLTTCTVGIATTGTIVLDHGPGQGRRALTLLPDTHVCLVAASRIVDDVPAALAELDPAGPMTFISGPSATSDIELERVEGVHGPRDLHVVIVGDV